The Salvelinus namaycush isolate Seneca chromosome 38, SaNama_1.0, whole genome shotgun sequence genome includes a window with the following:
- the LOC120031845 gene encoding decorin yields the protein MKLTSTTKNLKTKTGKHQKKDKINERKGKPLKKDNKTKETKQEKKEGTNPAYFPYFKDNYCPPECACYGRVVQCSDKGVEKVPYGIPYNSRYVLLMNNRIDSIQLDLLNEYLSMEFLVLSNNRLTDGSIEGAFEGIPALRRLYLDRNLLESVPTDLPASLEELRLDDNHLNVMSEGAWAHCPGLLVLSLSNNSLGNGNDTLPASVLSPLGSLRTLSLDRNRLASVPLGLPLSIRELYLRGNLIQKFPGEAFMGTSELVILDLSANWLTNHGLLRESLVNATHLESLNLEGNQLKKVPRHLPSSLKTLNLEGNLISSVGKASFLHLPHLEHLGLASNKIARVALGAFRALPVLHQLDLCHNALNQVPRQLPRGLHSVALTHNKIHSVPRDAFCWGGSDPGLSSLVLVQLEHNLIDLGHLDAKAFHCLRGFQVVHFY from the exons ATGAAGCTGACATCGACCACCAAGAATCTCAAGACAAAGACAGGGAAACATCAAAAGAAAGACAAAATAAATGAGAGGAAAGGTAAACCTCTGAAAAAGGACAACAAAACCAAAGAGACAAAACAGGAGAAGAAGGAGGGCACAAATCCGGCGTACTTCCCCTACTTCAAAGACAACTACTGTCCCCCGGAGTGTGCCTGCTATGGACG AGTGGTCCAGTGTTCCGACAAGGGGGTGGAGAAGGTTCCGTACGGCATCCCTTATAACTCCCGCTACGTCCTCCTGATGAACAACCGCATCGACAGCATTCAGCTGGACCTGCTCAATGAGTACCTGTCCATGGAGTTCCTGGTGCTCAGCAACAACCGGCTGACAGACGGCTCCATCGAGGGGGCCTTCGAGGGCATCCCGGCCCTGAGGCGGCTCTACCTGGACCGGAACCTACTGGAGAGCGTGCCCACAGACCTGCCCGCCTCCCTGGAAGAGCTGCGTCTGGATGACAACCATCTGAACGTGATGTCGGAGGGGGCCTGGGCCCACTGCCCCGGCCTGCTGGTCCTCAGCCTGAGCAACAACAGCCTGGGGAATGGGAACGATACTCTCCCCGCCAGTGTGCTCTCACCTCTGGGCAGCCTGCGCACCCTCAGCCTGGACCGCAACCGGCTGGCCTCGGTGCCTCTGGGCTTACCGCTATCTATCAGGGAGTTGTACCTCCGTGGCAACCTTATCCAGAAGTTCCCAGGGGAGGCCTTCATGGGTACCTCAGAGCTGGTGATTCTGGATTTGAGCGCTAACTGGCTAACCAACCATGGCCTGCTCAGGGAGTCCCTCGTCAACGCCACCCACCTGGAGAGCCTCAACTTAGAGGGCAACCAGCTCAAGAAGGTACCCCGCCACCTCCCCTCTTCCCTCAAAACCCTCAACCTGGAGGGCAACCTCATCTCCTCTGTGGGCAAAGCCtccttcctccacctcccccaCCTGGAGCACCTGGGCCTGGCCAGTAACAAGATAGCCAGGGTGGCCTTGGGGGCCTTCAGGGCGCTGCCCGTCCTGCACCAACTGGACCTGTGTCACAACGCCCTGAACCAGGTGCCCAGGCAGCTGCCCCGGGGGCTACACTCGGTGGCACTCACACACAACAAGATCCACTCAGTGCCCCGCGATGCCTTCTGCTGGGGGGGTTCAGACCCCGGCCTCAGCAGCCTGGTGCTGGTGCAGCTGGAGCACAACCTCATAGACCTGGGCCACCTGGACGCAAAAGCCTTCCACTGCCTCAGAGGCTTCCAGGTGGTACACTTCTACTGA